A DNA window from Streptomyces sp. 71268 contains the following coding sequences:
- a CDS encoding biotin transporter BioY — MSTVSTATRPGSVLADLLHASSDGRARARDAALVVGGAALTGVAAQIAVPVPGSPVPVTGQTFAALLVGASLGAGRGLLSLLVYALVGMAGMPWFAEGESGAAAPSFGYVIGMMLAATAVGALARRGGDRGMVRTVGTMAVGSAIIYAVGVPYLALATNMSLTDAVAAGLTPFLLGDALKVALAMGLLPAAWRLLDRRS; from the coding sequence TTGAGCACTGTTTCCACCGCCACTCGGCCCGGCTCGGTCCTGGCCGACCTGCTGCACGCCTCGTCCGACGGCCGCGCCCGCGCCCGGGACGCCGCCCTGGTCGTCGGGGGCGCCGCGCTGACCGGCGTCGCCGCGCAGATAGCCGTCCCCGTACCGGGCTCGCCGGTGCCGGTCACCGGCCAGACCTTCGCCGCGCTGCTGGTCGGGGCGTCCCTCGGCGCCGGCCGCGGCCTGCTCTCGCTGCTGGTGTACGCCCTGGTCGGGATGGCCGGCATGCCGTGGTTCGCGGAGGGCGAGTCGGGCGCCGCCGCCCCCTCCTTCGGCTACGTCATCGGCATGATGCTCGCGGCCACCGCGGTCGGCGCGCTGGCCCGGCGCGGCGGCGACCGCGGCATGGTCCGCACGGTGGGCACCATGGCGGTGGGCTCCGCGATCATCTACGCGGTCGGCGTGCCCTACCTGGCGCTGGCCACCAACATGTCGCTGACCGACGCGGTCGCCGCCGGCCTGACCCCGTTCCTGCTCGGCGACGCGCTCAAGGTGGCCCTGGCCATGGGCCTGCTCCCCGCCGCCTGGCGCCTCCTGGACCGCCGCTCCTGA
- a CDS encoding amino acid permease: MIALGGVIGAGLFVGSGAGIRAAGPAIVLAYAASGLLVMLVMRMLGEMAAANPASGSFSVHAERSLGPWAGFTAGWMFWMLLCVAVAAEAIGAADIMVGWFPDTESWMWVALFMVVFTGTNLAAVSNFGEFEFWFAALKVAAIAAFLILGVLAIMGALPGTDAPGTDNLTGDGGFLPNGVDGLVVGLLASVFAFGGLETVTIAAAESEHPRKGVAKAVRTAMWRIGLFYVGSMLVIVTLIPWDDMAVVNDGPYVAVLNHIDIPAAGDTMNVIVLVALLSAMNANIYGASRMAYSLVARGQGPRFLKTVSNRVPRRAVVASAAFGFLAVLFNYWWPETIFKWLLNMVGAAVLVVWGFIAAAQLRMRRQLEREAPDKLIVRMWLFPYLTWVALIATVGVLLLMLREDDTRTQLFFTAGLAVVFAVIGYVRQRAAGQAGGVDAAAVVAAAKADADTPVASGEPGGRAEAPKDGPSS; this comes from the coding sequence ATGATCGCGCTGGGTGGCGTCATCGGTGCGGGCCTGTTCGTGGGCTCCGGCGCCGGCATCCGCGCGGCGGGGCCGGCCATCGTCCTGGCGTACGCCGCCTCGGGCCTGCTGGTGATGCTGGTCATGCGGATGCTGGGCGAGATGGCCGCGGCCAATCCGGCGTCCGGCTCGTTCTCGGTGCACGCCGAGCGCTCGCTCGGCCCGTGGGCCGGGTTCACCGCCGGCTGGATGTTCTGGATGCTGCTGTGCGTGGCGGTGGCCGCGGAGGCCATCGGCGCCGCCGACATCATGGTGGGCTGGTTCCCGGACACCGAGTCCTGGATGTGGGTCGCCCTGTTCATGGTGGTGTTCACCGGCACCAACCTGGCGGCGGTGAGCAACTTCGGCGAGTTCGAGTTCTGGTTCGCGGCCCTCAAGGTCGCCGCGATCGCCGCCTTCCTGATCCTCGGCGTCCTGGCCATCATGGGCGCGCTGCCCGGCACCGACGCGCCGGGCACCGACAACCTCACCGGCGACGGCGGCTTCCTGCCCAACGGCGTGGACGGCCTGGTCGTCGGCCTGCTGGCCTCGGTGTTCGCCTTCGGTGGTCTGGAGACGGTCACCATCGCCGCCGCCGAGTCCGAGCACCCCCGCAAGGGCGTCGCCAAGGCCGTGCGCACCGCGATGTGGCGGATCGGCCTCTTCTACGTCGGCTCGATGCTGGTCATCGTCACGCTCATCCCGTGGGACGACATGGCGGTGGTCAACGACGGCCCGTACGTGGCGGTGCTGAACCACATCGACATCCCGGCGGCCGGCGACACGATGAACGTCATCGTCCTGGTGGCGCTGCTCTCGGCGATGAACGCCAACATCTACGGCGCCTCGCGCATGGCGTACTCGCTGGTCGCGCGCGGCCAGGGGCCGCGCTTCCTGAAGACGGTCAGCAACCGGGTGCCGCGCCGCGCGGTGGTCGCCTCGGCCGCGTTCGGCTTCCTGGCGGTGCTGTTCAACTACTGGTGGCCCGAGACGATCTTCAAGTGGCTGCTGAACATGGTCGGCGCGGCCGTGCTCGTGGTGTGGGGCTTCATCGCCGCGGCCCAACTGCGCATGCGGCGCCAGTTGGAGCGCGAGGCGCCGGACAAGCTCATCGTGCGCATGTGGCTCTTCCCGTACCTGACCTGGGTGGCGCTGATCGCCACGGTCGGCGTGCTGCTGCTGATGCTCCGTGAGGACGACACCCGCACGCAGCTCTTCTTCACCGCGGGGCTCGCGGTGGTCTTCGCCGTCATCGGCTACGTACGGCAGCGCGCGGCGGGCCAGGCCGGCGGCGTGGACGCCGCCGCCGTCGTGGCCGCCGCCAAGGCCGACGCGGACACCCCCGTCGCCTCCGGCGAGCCGGGCGGCAGGGCCGAGGCGCCCAAGGACGGGCCGAGCAGCTAG
- a CDS encoding serine hydrolase domain-containing protein has translation MGATAVAALGAAVLSAPVAGATDGSRGGAAREAGHAATRAALEAQVDEAGVPGALAQARDEHGVWNGDAGVANLRTGKPRGEHDRYRIASITKTFTATVLLQLQAEGKVDLDASVDTYLPGLVRGNGHDGRAITVRQLLNHTSGIFNYTADAEFGKTYLGVGFLKHRYDTLTPRDAIAIAMRHKADFKPGTGWNYSNTNYMLAGLIIEKVTGTPYATQVRQRIIKPLGLRSTTLPGTRASMPRPHGRGYSKFPDDPRGKIHDTTLLNPSWGWAAGEAISTSADLNRFYAALLQGRLLPRAALAEMKTTVPVGEDVPLRYGLGVAELRLSCDTTVWGHDGGINGSSSYAFSSEDGRHQIALNLNADWTGQGMAVVDAEFCGTTGGATDAATAGSARADAARGAAPKGSERVVRTVEQGRHASLAPRVNAAG, from the coding sequence GTGGGGGCGACCGCGGTCGCCGCGTTGGGCGCCGCGGTGCTGAGCGCGCCCGTCGCGGGCGCGACCGACGGCAGCCGGGGCGGCGCGGCGCGGGAGGCCGGGCACGCGGCGACGCGGGCCGCGCTCGAGGCGCAGGTCGACGAGGCCGGCGTGCCCGGGGCGCTGGCGCAGGCGCGCGACGAGCACGGGGTGTGGAACGGCGACGCGGGCGTGGCGAACCTGAGGACGGGCAAGCCGCGTGGCGAGCACGACCGGTACCGGATCGCCAGCATCACCAAGACGTTCACGGCGACCGTGCTGCTCCAGTTGCAGGCCGAGGGGAAGGTCGACCTGGACGCGTCGGTCGACACCTACCTGCCGGGCCTCGTGCGCGGCAACGGCCACGACGGCCGCGCGATCACGGTCCGCCAACTCCTCAACCACACCAGCGGGATCTTCAACTACACCGCCGACGCGGAGTTCGGGAAGACCTACCTGGGCGTGGGCTTCCTCAAGCACCGCTACGACACGCTGACGCCGCGCGACGCCATCGCCATCGCCATGCGCCACAAGGCCGACTTCAAGCCCGGGACCGGCTGGAACTACTCCAACACCAACTACATGCTGGCCGGCCTGATCATCGAGAAGGTGACCGGCACCCCGTACGCCACGCAGGTCAGGCAGCGCATCATCAAGCCGCTGGGATTGCGCTCGACCACCCTGCCCGGCACCAGGGCGAGCATGCCGCGGCCGCACGGGCGCGGCTACAGCAAGTTCCCCGACGACCCGCGGGGGAAGATCCACGACACCACCCTGCTCAACCCCTCCTGGGGCTGGGCGGCCGGCGAGGCCATCTCCACCTCGGCCGACCTCAACCGCTTCTACGCCGCCCTCCTCCAGGGCAGGCTGCTGCCCCGGGCGGCGCTGGCCGAGATGAAGACCACCGTGCCGGTCGGCGAGGACGTGCCGCTGCGGTACGGGCTCGGCGTGGCCGAGCTGCGCCTGTCCTGCGACACCACGGTCTGGGGCCACGACGGCGGCATCAACGGCTCGTCCTCGTACGCCTTCTCCAGCGAGGACGGCCGCCACCAGATCGCGCTGAACCTCAACGCCGACTGGACCGGCCAGGGCATGGCCGTGGTGGATGCGGAGTTCTGCGGCACAACCGGTGGCGCCACCGACGCCGCTACCGCAGGCTCCGCCCGCGCCGACGCCGCGCGCGGGGCCGCCCCGAAGGGGAGCGAGCGCGTGGTGCGCACCGTCGAGCAGGGCCGGCACGCCAGCCTGGCGCCGCGGGTCAACGCGGCAGGATGA
- a CDS encoding amino acid permease → MHDTPTSGAAGTEEPLAGGLKQRHMTMLGLGGVIGAGLFVGSGAGIAVAGPGIVLSYLLAGALAMLVMRMLGEMSAAMPASGAFSVHAERALGRWAGFSVGWLYWFLLVVVLAVEATGAAGIAHGWVPEVPQWAWVLLFMVVFTAANLAAVRNFGEFEFWFAALKVGAIVLFLALGLLAIFGMLPDTDAVGLTNLTGQGGFLPEGWGGVVSGVLAVVFAFGGLEVVTIAAAESDDPARAVGRAVRSAVWRIVFFYIGSMLVIVTVLPWTDMAPGKSPYVAVLDHVGVPAAGQIMNVVVFVALLSALNANLYGSSRMIFSLAERGEAPRALLRVGSGGVPRRAVFASVAFGFVSVLLNLKWPDSIFQYLLNAVGAVLLFVWALIAASQLRLRSRMDPAEVAALPLRMWAFPWLTWAALVAMAGVLVLMLTDDGARPQLLWSAGATATVLAVAGVREVVKRREAAEEQPT, encoded by the coding sequence ATGCACGACACACCCACGTCCGGCGCGGCCGGCACGGAAGAACCGCTGGCCGGTGGGCTCAAGCAGCGCCACATGACGATGCTCGGGCTCGGCGGGGTGATCGGCGCCGGGCTGTTCGTCGGCTCGGGCGCGGGCATCGCGGTGGCGGGGCCTGGCATCGTGCTCTCCTACCTGCTCGCGGGCGCGCTCGCGATGCTGGTGATGCGGATGCTGGGCGAGATGTCGGCGGCGATGCCCGCCTCGGGCGCCTTCTCGGTGCACGCCGAGCGCGCCCTCGGCCGCTGGGCCGGCTTCTCGGTGGGGTGGCTGTACTGGTTCCTGCTGGTCGTCGTGTTGGCCGTGGAGGCGACGGGGGCGGCGGGCATCGCGCACGGCTGGGTGCCGGAGGTGCCGCAGTGGGCGTGGGTGCTGCTGTTCATGGTGGTGTTCACGGCCGCCAACCTGGCGGCCGTGCGCAACTTCGGGGAGTTCGAGTTCTGGTTCGCCGCCCTCAAGGTGGGGGCGATCGTGCTGTTCCTGGCGCTCGGACTGCTGGCGATCTTCGGGATGCTGCCGGACACCGACGCGGTGGGCCTGACCAACCTGACCGGCCAGGGCGGCTTCCTGCCCGAGGGGTGGGGCGGCGTGGTCTCCGGCGTGCTCGCGGTGGTCTTCGCCTTCGGCGGCCTCGAGGTGGTGACGATCGCGGCGGCCGAGTCGGACGACCCGGCGCGCGCGGTGGGCCGGGCGGTGCGCAGCGCGGTGTGGCGCATCGTCTTCTTCTACATCGGCTCGATGCTGGTCATCGTGACCGTGCTGCCGTGGACGGACATGGCCCCCGGCAAGAGCCCGTACGTGGCGGTGCTCGACCACGTCGGCGTGCCGGCGGCCGGGCAGATCATGAACGTCGTGGTGTTCGTGGCGCTGCTGTCGGCGCTCAACGCCAACCTCTACGGCTCATCGCGGATGATCTTCTCCCTTGCGGAGCGCGGCGAGGCGCCGCGGGCGCTGCTGCGGGTGGGGTCCGGCGGCGTGCCGCGCCGGGCGGTGTTCGCCTCGGTGGCCTTCGGCTTCGTCTCGGTGCTGCTCAACCTGAAGTGGCCGGATTCCATCTTTCAGTACCTGCTGAACGCCGTTGGCGCGGTGCTGCTCTTCGTCTGGGCGCTGATCGCCGCCTCGCAGCTTCGGCTGCGCTCGCGGATGGACCCGGCCGAGGTGGCCGCGCTGCCGCTGCGCATGTGGGCCTTCCCGTGGCTGACGTGGGCGGCTCTGGTCGCGATGGCCGGCGTCCTGGTGCTCATGCTGACCGATGACGGTGCCCGCCCGCAGTTGCTGTGGTCGGCCGGAGCGACCGCCACCGTGTTGGCCGTCGCGGGTGTACGAGAAGTGGTCAAGCGGCGCGAAGCGGCCGAAGAGCAGCCAACCTGA
- a CDS encoding TIGR03767 family metallophosphoesterase — protein MSRTARSRIRSAADAATSAVAAVNRRTLLAAAGGTGAAVGLGLAFGPHSGSATASPSPAPTVPDVERRAAPVPAAPARPSAAGTTLRGVATPRGTGAYRRLGEGPGWARTVRGELAAAKAGRADRRTTLASFVQLTDLHLTDVQHPLRYEFLRSGRVSAWRPHEALTVVGAVSLVERVNALRYGPATGAPLSFAMTTGDNTDNNAKVELDWFLTAMSGGRITPNTGDPRRYEGVQDSGLREFWHPDSALRDADKKLGFPRLDGFLKAALREVNSPGLRMPWYSTIGNHDDLNGGSYAFGGGFLADFATGRRKIQLIPAADAKKLAEAEKVGADPTGKRMRELLRTHAKGMRTVTPDERRAPFTPREYLAAHLDPRHTGAGPVGHGYTRANLEAGTLYYTFRISADVIGVSLDSTDPGGHYTGSVGTAQLRWLERTLKAHRDQHVIVFSHHYSRSMKNMNRDPARPKEARHSGAELVALFQRHPQVVAWINGHSHKNEITPRKTFWEITTASHVDFPQLARVIELVDNRDGTLSLFTTLIESAAPYRADHTDLSQTGLAALYRELAFNAPGRSTALAGDPHDRNAELLLRKR, from the coding sequence ATGTCCCGTACCGCCCGGTCCCGTATCCGCTCCGCCGCCGACGCCGCCACCTCGGCGGTCGCCGCGGTCAACCGCCGCACCCTGCTGGCCGCGGCCGGGGGCACCGGCGCCGCCGTCGGGCTCGGCCTCGCCTTCGGGCCCCACTCCGGTTCGGCCACCGCCTCCCCGTCCCCGGCGCCGACCGTCCCCGACGTCGAGCGCCGCGCCGCCCCCGTGCCCGCCGCCCCGGCGCGGCCGTCGGCCGCCGGCACCACGCTGCGCGGCGTCGCCACCCCGCGCGGCACCGGCGCGTACCGGCGGCTGGGCGAGGGGCCCGGCTGGGCCCGCACGGTGCGCGGCGAGCTGGCCGCCGCCAAGGCCGGGCGGGCCGACCGGCGCACCACGCTCGCCTCCTTCGTACAACTCACCGACCTGCACCTGACCGACGTGCAGCACCCGCTGCGGTACGAGTTCCTGCGCTCGGGCCGGGTCAGCGCCTGGCGTCCGCACGAGGCGCTGACCGTCGTCGGCGCCGTCTCGCTCGTCGAGCGGGTCAACGCGCTGCGGTACGGCCCGGCGACCGGCGCCCCGCTCTCCTTCGCGATGACCACCGGCGACAACACCGACAACAACGCGAAGGTCGAGCTGGACTGGTTCCTGACCGCCATGAGCGGCGGCCGGATCACCCCCAACACCGGTGACCCGCGCCGCTACGAGGGCGTCCAGGACAGCGGCCTGCGCGAGTTCTGGCACCCGGACAGCGCGCTGCGCGACGCCGACAAGAAGCTCGGCTTCCCCCGCCTGGACGGCTTCCTCAAGGCCGCGCTGCGCGAGGTCAACAGCCCCGGGCTGCGGATGCCCTGGTACTCCACCATCGGCAACCACGACGACCTCAACGGCGGCTCCTACGCCTTCGGCGGCGGCTTCCTCGCCGACTTCGCCACCGGGCGGCGCAAGATCCAACTCATCCCCGCCGCCGACGCGAAGAAGCTCGCCGAGGCCGAGAAGGTGGGTGCCGACCCCACCGGCAAGCGGATGCGTGAGCTGCTGCGCACGCACGCGAAGGGGATGCGCACCGTCACCCCCGACGAGCGGCGCGCGCCCTTCACGCCCCGCGAGTACCTGGCCGCCCACCTCGACCCGCGGCACACCGGTGCCGGCCCGGTCGGCCACGGCTACACCCGCGCCAACCTGGAGGCGGGCACCCTCTACTACACGTTCCGCATCTCCGCCGACGTCATCGGCGTCAGCCTGGACTCCACCGACCCGGGCGGCCACTACACCGGCTCCGTCGGCACCGCCCAACTGCGCTGGCTGGAGCGGACCCTGAAGGCACACCGCGACCAGCACGTCATCGTCTTCAGCCACCACTACAGCCGCAGCATGAAGAACATGAACCGCGACCCGGCCCGGCCGAAGGAGGCCCGGCACAGCGGCGCGGAGCTGGTGGCCCTCTTCCAGCGCCACCCGCAGGTGGTCGCCTGGATCAACGGGCACAGCCACAAGAACGAGATCACCCCGCGCAAGACGTTCTGGGAGATCACCACCGCGTCCCATGTGGACTTCCCCCAACTGGCCCGCGTCATCGAGCTGGTGGACAACCGGGACGGCACCCTGTCGCTGTTCACCACCCTCATCGAGTCCGCCGCCCCGTACCGCGCGGACCACACCGACCTCTCCCAGACCGGCCTGGCCGCCCTCTACCGCGAGTTGGCCTTCAACGCCCCGGGCCGCAGCACCGCGCTCGCCGGCGACCCGCACGACCGCAACGCCGAACTGCTGCTGCGCAAGCGGTAG
- a CDS encoding DUF1876 domain-containing protein, whose translation MTGTKKWTTEITITEVGREVTAEARLHGENSGSLVGYGSAICKVTDANVPAIGDELAAARAFSDLSHQLLHNAAEDIEAHTRQPVDHLRV comes from the coding sequence GTGACTGGCACGAAGAAGTGGACCACCGAGATCACCATCACCGAGGTCGGCCGCGAGGTGACCGCGGAGGCCAGGCTGCACGGCGAGAACAGCGGTTCGCTGGTGGGCTACGGCAGCGCCATCTGCAAGGTGACCGACGCCAACGTCCCCGCGATCGGCGACGAACTGGCCGCCGCCCGGGCCTTCTCCGACCTCAGCCACCAGTTGCTCCACAACGCCGCGGAGGACATCGAGGCGCATACCCGCCAGCCGGTGGACCACCTCCGGGTGTGA
- the pepN gene encoding aminopeptidase N: MPGENLTREEARTRAELLTVDAYDIALDVRGAVGAQEGDGPRTFRSVTTIRFRCATEGADSFADLLAPSITSLTLNGRALDVSEVYDGSRIALTGLAAENTLTVDARCAYSKTGQGLHRFVDPEDGEVYLYTHFEPADSRRVFANFEQPDLKAPFTFAVTAPEGWTVLSNGERDGESTPAEGGGTHTRFVPTRPISTYITAVVAGPYHYERDHYSRTLPDGSTLEIPLGALCRKGLARHFDADDIFTVTKQGLDFFHERFDYPYPFGKYDQAFVPEYNIGAMENPGCVTFREEYIFRGRVTQASYEARSNTLLHEMAHMWFGDLVTMEWWDDLWLKESFADFMGAYALVGATRFTDGWITFANRRKSWAYRADQLSSTHPVTADIRDLEDAKLNFDGITYAKGASVLKQLVAYVGEEAFLEGARRYFKRHAYGNTTLGDLLSVLQETSGRDMAAWSAAWLQTAGVNALTPQATYDAQDRITELAVFQEAADSHPTLRPHRVAVGLYRRADGALTRYARAEVDVAGPRTVVSELAGLERPDLILVNDEDLTYCKIRFDEGSLATLRGHLGELTDPMARALCWSALWNLTRDALMPARDFLALVEAFAGAETDIGVLQMVQSWAGSALAHYTAPAAREAAGQALAQGALRELRQAEPGSGHQLAWARFFAGAASAEADLQLLDGLLAGNAKIDGLDVDQELRWTFLAQLAAHGAADAERVDAELARDDTASGKRHQVRCLTARPSAEVKAAAWESVVERDELSNALVEATIAGFGQSHQRALLAPFAPRYLAALERVWRERSIEIGMSIVTGLFPIQQGDQATLDAVEGWLTEHPDAAPALRRLVAEGRDDLARAVRAQSRDAA, from the coding sequence GTGCCCGGTGAGAACCTGACCCGTGAAGAGGCCCGTACCCGGGCCGAGCTGCTCACCGTGGACGCGTACGACATCGCGCTCGACGTGCGCGGTGCCGTCGGGGCCCAGGAGGGCGACGGGCCGCGCACCTTCCGTTCGGTCACCACCATCCGGTTCCGCTGCGCCACCGAGGGCGCCGACTCCTTCGCGGATCTGCTCGCCCCCTCGATCACCTCGCTCACCCTGAACGGGCGCGCGCTCGACGTCTCCGAGGTCTACGACGGGTCCCGGATCGCGCTGACCGGCCTGGCCGCGGAGAACACGCTGACCGTGGACGCGCGGTGCGCGTACAGCAAGACCGGCCAGGGCCTGCACCGTTTCGTGGACCCCGAGGACGGCGAGGTCTACCTCTACACGCACTTCGAGCCGGCCGACTCGCGCCGGGTCTTCGCCAACTTCGAGCAGCCCGACCTGAAGGCCCCCTTCACCTTCGCGGTGACCGCGCCCGAGGGCTGGACGGTGCTCAGCAACGGCGAGCGGGACGGCGAGAGCACCCCGGCCGAGGGCGGCGGCACGCACACCCGCTTCGTGCCGACCAGGCCGATCTCCACGTACATCACCGCCGTCGTCGCCGGCCCGTACCACTACGAGCGCGACCACTACAGCCGGACCCTGCCCGACGGCAGCACGCTGGAGATCCCGCTGGGCGCGCTCTGCCGCAAGGGGCTGGCCAGGCACTTCGACGCGGACGACATCTTCACCGTCACCAAGCAGGGGCTCGACTTCTTCCACGAGCGGTTCGACTACCCGTACCCGTTCGGCAAGTACGACCAGGCGTTCGTGCCCGAGTACAACATCGGCGCGATGGAGAACCCGGGCTGCGTCACCTTCCGCGAGGAGTACATCTTCCGGGGCAGGGTCACCCAGGCGTCCTACGAGGCCCGCAGCAACACCCTGCTGCACGAGATGGCCCACATGTGGTTCGGCGACCTGGTCACCATGGAGTGGTGGGACGACCTGTGGCTCAAGGAGTCCTTCGCCGACTTCATGGGCGCCTACGCGCTGGTCGGCGCCACCCGCTTCACCGACGGCTGGATCACCTTCGCCAACCGCCGCAAGAGCTGGGCCTACCGCGCCGACCAGCTCTCCTCCACGCACCCGGTCACCGCCGACATCCGGGACCTGGAGGACGCCAAGCTCAACTTCGACGGCATCACGTACGCCAAGGGCGCCTCGGTGCTCAAGCAACTGGTGGCCTACGTCGGCGAGGAGGCGTTCCTCGAAGGCGCCCGCCGCTACTTCAAGCGGCACGCCTACGGCAACACCACCCTGGGCGACCTGCTCTCGGTGCTCCAGGAGACCTCGGGCCGGGATATGGCAGCCTGGTCCGCGGCCTGGCTCCAGACCGCCGGCGTCAACGCGCTCACCCCGCAGGCCACCTACGACGCGCAGGACAGGATCACCGAGCTGGCCGTGTTCCAGGAGGCCGCCGACTCGCACCCGACGCTGCGCCCGCACCGCGTGGCCGTCGGCCTCTACCGGCGCGCGGACGGCGCCCTGACCCGGTACGCGCGGGCCGAGGTGGACGTGGCGGGCCCGCGCACCGTCGTCAGCGAGCTGGCCGGCCTGGAGCGGCCCGACCTGATCCTGGTCAACGACGAGGACCTGACGTACTGCAAGATCCGCTTCGACGAGGGCTCGCTCGCCACCCTGCGCGGGCACCTCGGCGAGCTGACCGACCCCATGGCGCGCGCCCTGTGCTGGTCCGCGCTGTGGAACCTGACCCGGGACGCGCTCATGCCGGCCCGCGACTTCCTCGCCCTGGTCGAGGCGTTCGCCGGCGCCGAGACCGACATCGGCGTGTTGCAGATGGTGCAGTCGTGGGCCGGTTCGGCGCTGGCCCACTACACGGCGCCCGCCGCGCGCGAGGCCGCCGGTCAGGCGCTGGCCCAGGGCGCGCTGCGCGAGCTGCGGCAGGCGGAGCCGGGCAGCGGCCACCAACTGGCCTGGGCCCGCTTCTTCGCCGGTGCCGCCTCCGCCGAGGCCGACCTGCAGCTCCTGGACGGCCTGCTCGCCGGCAACGCGAAGATCGACGGCCTGGACGTGGACCAGGAGCTGCGCTGGACGTTCCTGGCCCAGCTCGCCGCGCACGGCGCCGCCGACGCGGAGCGCGTCGACGCCGAGCTGGCCCGCGACGACACCGCGTCCGGCAAGCGGCACCAGGTGCGCTGCCTGACCGCGCGCCCGTCGGCCGAGGTCAAGGCCGCGGCGTGGGAGTCGGTCGTGGAGCGCGACGAGCTGTCCAACGCGCTGGTGGAGGCCACCATCGCCGGCTTCGGGCAGTCGCACCAGCGCGCGCTGCTCGCCCCGTTCGCGCCCCGGTACCTGGCGGCCCTGGAGCGGGTGTGGCGGGAGCGGTCCATCGAGATCGGCATGTCCATCGTGACGGGCCTCTTCCCGATCCAGCAGGGCGACCAGGCCACGCTGGACGCCGTGGAGGGCTGGCTGACCGAGCACCCGGACGCCGCCCCGGCCCTGCGCCGGCTGGTCGCCGAGGGCCGCGACGACCTGGCGCGCGCGGTGCGCGCCCAGTCCCGCGACGCCGCCTGA
- a CDS encoding superoxide dismutase, producing MAIYTLPELPYDYSALAPVISPEIIELHHDKHHAAYVKGANDTVEQLAEARDKDQWGAINGLEKNLAFHLSGHILHSIYWHNMTGEGGGEPLDKDGVGDLADAITESFGSFAKFKAHLTKAAATTQGSGWGVLAYEPVSGRLVVEQVYDHQGNVGQGSVPILVFDAWEHAFYLQYKNQKVDFIEAMWQVVNWQDVAKRYRSATERAGNLLLAP from the coding sequence ATGGCCATCTACACACTTCCTGAACTTCCGTACGACTACTCGGCGCTGGCACCGGTGATCAGCCCCGAGATCATCGAGCTGCACCACGACAAGCACCACGCCGCCTACGTCAAGGGCGCCAACGACACCGTGGAGCAGCTCGCGGAGGCGCGGGACAAGGACCAGTGGGGCGCGATCAACGGCCTGGAGAAGAACCTGGCCTTCCACTTGTCCGGGCACATCCTGCACAGCATCTACTGGCACAACATGACCGGTGAGGGCGGCGGCGAGCCGCTGGACAAGGACGGCGTGGGTGACCTGGCCGACGCCATCACCGAGTCCTTCGGCTCCTTCGCGAAGTTCAAGGCCCACCTGACCAAGGCGGCGGCCACCACCCAGGGTTCGGGCTGGGGCGTGCTGGCGTACGAGCCGGTCAGCGGCCGGCTCGTGGTCGAGCAGGTCTACGACCACCAGGGCAACGTCGGCCAGGGCTCGGTGCCCATCCTGGTCTTCGACGCCTGGGAGCACGCCTTCTACCTGCAGTACAAGAACCAGAAGGTGGACTTCATCGAGGCGATGTGGCAGGTCGTCAACTGGCAGGACGTGGCCAAGCGCTACCGCTCCGCCACCGAGCGGGCCGGCAACCTGCTGCTCGCCCCCTGA